A genomic region of uncultured Treponema sp. contains the following coding sequences:
- a CDS encoding sigma-54 dependent transcriptional regulator, which translates to MKFTILIIDDEKNIREGLAANFELEDYNVKTAASGKEGLELISKGDIDLVITDLRMPGISGEEVLNHVVTETPGIPVIILTGHGSIDSAVDAMRHGAYDFLTKPLNLDQLEMIVKRALESRQIKIEHQELKKEVAENSALKEMIGSSAVMQKIQETIKKAAASKASVLITGESGVGKEVVARAIHALSPRHDKTMINVHCAALSETLLESELFGHEKGAFTGADHLQKGRFELAHGSTIFLDEIGEINQNVQIKILRVLAEKKFERVGGEQTIEVDVRVIAATNKNLEEEIKAGRFREDLYYRLNVIHIHVPPLRERKSDLPLLISAFLEEFNKENGKSVKGFSGKAKAAIMKYDWPGNIRELRNCVESAVVMSSGDEINIEDLPPAVAKSSQENSIAIPFGITLDEAEKIIIQQNLASNKNNKSKTADILGIGRKTLQRKLSEWGEDEEKSDGDNV; encoded by the coding sequence TTGAAATTCACAATTTTAATTATAGATGATGAAAAAAATATCCGGGAAGGACTTGCAGCAAATTTTGAACTTGAAGATTACAATGTAAAAACAGCAGCTTCTGGCAAAGAAGGTCTTGAACTGATTTCAAAAGGCGACATAGATTTGGTAATCACAGATTTACGAATGCCAGGAATTTCAGGTGAAGAAGTTTTAAATCATGTCGTAACAGAAACTCCGGGAATTCCAGTTATTATTCTTACTGGCCATGGAAGCATAGATTCCGCAGTTGATGCAATGAGACACGGCGCTTATGATTTTCTTACAAAGCCGCTAAATCTTGATCAGCTTGAAATGATTGTAAAGCGCGCGCTGGAAAGTCGCCAAATCAAAATTGAACATCAAGAGTTAAAAAAAGAAGTCGCTGAAAATTCTGCATTAAAAGAAATGATAGGCTCTTCCGCCGTAATGCAAAAAATTCAGGAGACGATAAAAAAGGCGGCTGCATCTAAGGCGAGCGTTCTTATCACTGGTGAAAGCGGTGTTGGAAAAGAAGTTGTTGCCCGTGCTATTCATGCTTTGTCCCCGCGGCACGACAAAACTATGATAAATGTTCATTGCGCGGCTTTAAGTGAAACACTTTTAGAAAGCGAGCTTTTCGGACATGAAAAAGGTGCTTTTACAGGAGCTGACCATTTGCAAAAAGGCAGATTCGAACTTGCCCACGGAAGCACAATTTTTCTTGATGAAATCGGGGAAATAAATCAGAATGTCCAGATAAAAATTCTTAGAGTCCTTGCTGAAAAAAAATTTGAACGTGTCGGCGGTGAGCAGACTATAGAAGTTGATGTCCGTGTAATTGCAGCGACAAACAAAAATCTTGAAGAAGAAATAAAAGCTGGAAGATTCCGCGAGGACTTGTATTACAGACTGAATGTAATTCATATTCATGTTCCTCCGCTTCGGGAACGAAAAAGCGATTTGCCGCTTTTAATTTCAGCATTCTTGGAAGAGTTCAATAAAGAAAATGGAAAATCAGTAAAAGGATTTTCTGGAAAAGCGAAAGCCGCAATTATGAAATATGACTGGCCGGGAAACATAAGGGAACTTCGCAATTGTGTTGAAAGCGCAGTTGTAATGAGCTCAGGTGATGAAATAAACATTGAAGATCTTCCGCCGGCAGTTGCAAAAAGTTCGCAGGAAAACAGCATTGCAATTCCGTTTGGAATAACTTTAGACGAAGCTGAAAAAATAATCATTCAGCAAAATTTAGCTTCAAATAAAAACAACAAAAGCAAAACTG